A single genomic interval of Amblyomma americanum isolate KBUSLIRL-KWMA chromosome 11, ASM5285725v1, whole genome shotgun sequence harbors:
- the Alg14 gene encoding ALG14, UDP-N-acetylglucosaminyltransferase subunit, with the protein MEAFAYATYLQHLIASLAVILLFRVVWVLVRIRHAADARKIPRSKPAKLMVVLGSGGHTFEMLKLVENISTTAYSPRVYVTATTDPMSADKAKQLEMWRVASSSQVLLLRFLSSKKDASDSPEADEPSDYVVERIPRSRELHQSWLTTVPTTFYAILASAPILLRHSPDVIICNGPGTCVPIVLMSFLLAVLGVTRTTVVFVESFCRVETLSISGRILYHLSDHFVVQWPQLTTKYPRAKYHGLLI; encoded by the exons ATGGAAGCCTTCGCCTACGCGACCTACCTCCAACACCTGATCGCATCTCTGGCGGTCATCCTGCTCTTTCGGGTTGTTTGGGTCCTGGTCAGAATCAGACATGCGGCCGACGCACGCAAGATTCCCCGCAGCAAACCTGCCAAGTTGATGGTCGTGTTGGGATCAG GCGGCCACACATTCGAGATGCTTAAGCTGGTGGAGAACATATCGACGACGGCGTACAGCCCACGTGTCTACGTGACGGCTACGACCGACCCCATGAGTGCCGACAAAGCCAAGCAGTTGGAGATGTGGCGAGTGGCATCATCTTCGCAGGTTTTGCTCCTGAGATTCCTCTCGTCCAAGAAGGACGCGAGTGATAGTCCAGAG GCAGACGAACCCTCCGACTATGTTGTCGAGCGCATTCCAAGAAGCCGAGAGTTGCACCAGTCCTGGTTGACCACGGTGCCCACAACTTTTTACGCAATCTTGGCATCGGCACCCATCCTTCTGCGTCATTCACCAGATGTT ATAATCTGCAATGGTCCAGGAACATGTGTGCCCATTGTGCTGATGTCATTTCTGCTGGCT GTGCTGGGCGTGACACGGACGACGGTGGTTTTTGTGGAGAGCTTCTGCCGAGTGGAGACGCTTTCAATATCGGGGCGAATCCTATACCACCTGTCGGACCACTTTGTGGTCCAGTGGCCTCAGCTCACCACCAAGTATCCGCGGGCTAAATACCATGGCCTGCTTATCTAA